The genomic interval GTTCGCCACCGAACTGCTCGCCTCCGTCAAGGGCGCCAAGCCGCGGCCGATCTCCCCGGTCTACCCGCAGATCTCGCAGGCGATCTACAAAAACGTTTACGCCGTCCTCTCCGGCGCTGCGTCCACCGAGGACGCCGTCAAGACAATGGCCGAAGAGATCACCACCGCAAAGGCGAGCTTCTGATCATGGCACTCAAATCCCTATCCGCCAGCCGCGGGGTGAACAGTCGCGGGGTGAACAGTCGCGGCGTGAGCGGCCGCGACCGGGCGGAGCGGCGGGTCGCCATCCGGATGACCGCTCCGTCCCTGGTCCTCATGGCCCTGGTGGCGGCGGTCCCCATCGGCTACGCGCTCTGGCTGTCCTTGAACCAGTACAGCGTCCGCACCGCCGGACTGTCCCGCTTCGTCGGTTTGGAAAACTACATCACGGCGCTCAGCGGTCCACACTGGTGGGCCGCCTTCGGCCAGACGTTCCTCTTCGCGGGACTTTCGGTTTCGCTGGAGTTGGTTCTCGGCACTGCGATGGCGCTGCTGCTGAACCTCGCTTTCAAGGGCCGCGCACTCCTCCGCACCGTGGTCCTGCTGCCCTACGCTGTGGTGACCGTGGTCAGCGCCATCACCTGGGAAACCATGTTCGCGCCCAACCTGGGACTGGTCACCAACGTCCTCTCGACGCTGGGCCTGCCCGGCGGCGACGTCGTCTGGCTCGGTGAGCACGGCTACGCGATGGCCGTGATTGTCCTTGCCGACGTCTGGAAGACGACGCCGTTCGCGGCCCTCATCATCCTGGCCGGCCTGCAGGTCATTTCGGCCGAGACCTACGAGGCCGCAGAACTCGACGGTGCCAGCAAGTGGCAGGCCTTCGTGCACATCACGCTGCCGCTGCTGCGTCCCGCGATTGTGCTCGCGGCGATCTTCCGCACCATGGATGCCCTGCGCGTCTTCGACCTGCCGTTTGTGCTCACCCGCGGCGCCAACGGCACCGAGTCCATGTCAATGCTGGCCTACACGCAGCTGCGCGAGAACCGCCTGGTGGGCGAAGGATCGGCGCTGTCCATCCTGACCTTCCTTACCGTCATGGCCGTTTCGGTGGTCTACATCCGCTTCGCCGGCGGCAACATCCGTGAAGTCGCCAAGGAGGAACAATGAGCATCCTGACTGCACAGCGCACGACGGCGGCACCCGCCGCCCAGCGTAGGTCACCCAAGCGCAGCTCACCGAAGCGCAGGCTCCGCGGTGAGGCGAAGCTGCACCCCATCGTGTGGGTCTTCGTCTTTGCCGTGATGGGCTTCTCGCTCATACCGTTCTACTGGCTGGTCAACACCTCCCTCAAGAAGGGCGTGAGCCTGTCCAAGGGCGAACTGTACCCGAGCCAGCCAACCCTCGAGAACTACCTGGTGGTGTTCCAGAACCCCGAGTTCCTCCTTGCGCTGCGCAACTCGGTGATCATCGCCGTCGTCACCACCACGGTGGCGCTGGTGTTCGCTTCCTTCGCCGCCTACGCCCTGGCCAGGCTGAAGATGCGCCGCAAAGCCATGATCCTGACGCTCATCCTCTCGGTCACCACCTTCCCGGCCATCGCCATCGCGGCCCCGATGTTCTCAATCTGGCGCGAAATCGGCCTCTACGACACGCTCCTCGGCCTCATCATCCCGAAGCTGACGTTCGCGTTGCCGCTGGCCATCTACACGCTGACCTCCTTCTTCAAGGAAATCCCGCGTGAGCTGGAGGAATCGGCGTACATGGACGGCGCCACGCCGTTCACGGCCTTCCGCAAGGTCATCCTGCCGCTGGCGGTCCCGGGCCTTGCCACCACGGCGATCCTCGTGTTCATCTCCGTGTGGAATGAATTCCTGCTTGCCGTCACCCTGACCACCTCCCCGGAGGCCCGTCCGGTCCCGGTCGCGATCGCGTTCTTCAGCGGGACCAGCGAGTTTGACCAGCCACTGGGCACCATCAGTGCCGCGTCGGTGATCATCACGGTCCCGCTCGTCATCCTCGTGCTGGTGTGCCAGAAACGCATCGTCTCCGGCATGACCGCCGGCGCCGTCAAGGGCTAAAACCTAACCCATCATGTCCAAACCAACCCCACAAGAAAAGGAACCATCCGTGAGCAACGAGCAGTCCCCGGGCCAGCAGGCTTCTGCCCTTGACGAACCACGAAGCGAAGAACTGAGGGTGGGCGTCGTCGGCATTGGCTGGGCGGGACAGCAGCACCTGAAGGCCTACGAGTCCCTGGAAGGCGTCCGCATCGTGTCGCTGGCAGGGATGGAACAGGAACTCCGCGACTCCCTGCAGGCCGAATACTCGATCCCGAACGCGTTTGCCGGCTGGGAAGAGATGCTGGAGCACGGCGGCCTGGACGCGATAAGCGTGGCAGTGCCTACATTCCTCCACGCACCCATCGCCATCGCTGCCCTGGAGCGGGGCCTGCACGTACTGAGCGAGAAGCCGATCGCGCGCAACGCCGTCGAAGGCCAGGCCATGGTGGACGCCGCCCGCAAGGCCGGGCGCGTCCTGGACATCGCCTTCAACCACCGCCGCCGTGGTGACATCCAGGCGCTCAAGGAAGTGATCGACGGCGGCGGCGTGGGCCGCCCGTACTACGCAAAGGCTTCCTGGCTGCGCCGCTCCGGCATCCCGATGCTGGGGAGCTGGTTCACCAACCCCGAACTCGCCGGCGGCGGGCCGCTGGCCGACATCGGCGTTCATGCCCTGGACTACGCCCTGCACCTGCTCGGCGAACCGAAAGTCGTGGCCGTGTCCGCCACCACCCATTCAGAGCTGGGCCCCCGCGGCCGCGGCGGCAACGACCGCTACACGGCGATGGCCACCAGCCACGCATTCGAGGTGGAAGACTTCGCGTCCGCATTCCTGCGCCTTGAGGGCGGCGCCACGCTGCTGGTTGAGGCCGGCTGGGCCAGCTACCGCGAGACGGACGACCTGCTGGACTTTACGGTCTACGGAACCGACGGCGGCGCCGAGCTGAAGGTGCAGGGAGCGCCTTTTGCGCCCGTTGGCCAGCTCCGGGTGTTCACGGAAAAAGACGGCGAAAACGCCGACTACGTGCCGGCTGCGCTGCCTGGCCGCGCGCACGATGGTGTAGTGGAAGACTTCGTGACGGCTGTTTGGGGCGGCGCGGGGGTCTGGGGCGAACATGATGGCTCACTGGCGCTCTACCGCGCCCAAATCATCGATGCGTGCTACCAGTCGGCACGCGAACAAAGGGAGGTTCGACTCTAATGAACGACAAGCTGAGAATCCGGGTCTGGAACGAGGGAGTCCACGAGGCGCGCAACGAACCGTCCCACATCGGGGAGATCTACCCTGACGGCATCCACGGTGCCATCGCGTCCGGCCTGCGGTCCTACTACCCGGAAGCGGAGATCACGACGGCGGTCCTGGCCACCGACGATGACCACGGCCTCGACGAGGAGGTCCTCGCCGATACCGACGTCCTGCTGTGGTGGGGCCACATGGCCCACGCCGAGGTGAGCGAGGCCGTCGTCGAACGCGTCCACCGGCACGTCCTGGGCGGGATGGGGCTCATAGTGCTCCATTCAGGGCACTTCGCCAAGGTTTTCACCCGGCTGCTGGGCACCAGCTGCTCGCTGGCGTGGCGGAACGACGGCGAACGCGAGCTGGTGTGGACCGTTAAGCCGTCGCACCCCATCGCCGAGGGTGTGGACAGCCCCATCGTCATCCCCGAGCAGGAGATGTACGGCGAGCTGTTCGACATCCCGGACCCCGACGACCTGATCTTCATCAGCTCCTTCGCCGGCGGCGAGGTGTTCCGGTCCGGGGTCACGTTCACCCGCGGCAAGGGCCGGATCTTCTACTTCAGCCCCGGCGACCAGGAATACCCGGTGTACCACCACCCGCAGATCCAGCGGGTTCTCGCAAACGGCGTGCGCTGGGCGGCCCAGCCTGGGCTGCACCGATCCGTACCGGCCGTGAGCAACCCTTCCCGGGGCTGGTTCGAGGGGGCTTAGCGTTTGGCAAGCACCCACGAGTTTTTGTCCGGATAATGCCCATTTGGAGTGTGTTTAGGTGGCATTATCTGGACAAAAACCCCAAGCGAGGCTCTGGAGGCGGAGGCAGCCCTACGCCAGGAGGCTGCGCAGCACATGCGCGGCGCCGTCGTCGAGCACCGAAAGCGTGACCTCATCCGCGGCGGCGATAACTTCCTCCGGGGCCTGGCCCATGGCGACTCCGCGCCCGGCCCAGCCCAGCATTTCGATGTCGTTCCGGCCGTCGCCAATGGCCACGGTCCAGTGGGGTTCAGCACCCAACTCGCCCCGGAGCCGTTCCAGCGCGCTGGCCTTTGTAACACCAGCGGCGGCGATGTCCAGCCACGCGGTCCAGCCGACGGAATAGGTGACGCCGGCCAGTCCGATCTCCTGGATGGTTGCGGTGAACTCTTCCGGGGTGTTTTCGGTGCTGAACACCACAAGGCGGACGGCGGTGGCTTCGAGCAGAGTCTGGAAGTCGACGCCGATCGCCTCGACGCCGAAGCTGGCGTCCTGGAATCGTTCCGTGGACAGGAAATTGCCGTCCTCGTCCTCCAGCGCATACTTCGCAGTGGGCAGCTTCTGCCGCAATGCCCGGAGCGCCGGGGCGGGATCGAAGGTGGCCTTGTGGATGATTTCGTAGCCGTCAGTCAGGTCCGGATGCAGCCGGAGGGTCACGCCTCCGTTGCAGCAGACGGCGTAGCCGCGGTCGATGCCGATCTGCTCGATGATGGGCAGCGTGGCGTTCAGGGAGCGGCCGGTGGCGATGAGGACATCGTGCCCTGCGGCGACAACGGCCTGGGCGGCCTCACGGACAGGGGCGGACATGTGGCCGTCGTGGTCCACCAGGGTTCCGTCCACGTCCAGGGCAACCATGAACTTGGTGGTGGTGTTTTCGTTTGCGATCCGCTGGTCATCGATGCCAGCGACTGTGGTTTCAGTCAATGTAGTCATACATCCAGTAGACCAGAGTCCCCCTGAAACCGGCTAGGACGCAGGCCACAGCGCGCATGAACACCCGGTTAATACTCACAGGGTTATCCCCGGTGTGAGTGTTAACCTTCGGCCCGCCGTTCCCGCTGGCTGGCCCTGGAATTCCCCGCCGGGTGGTCAATTCCCCGCCGCGGGACACGGGGAAAAGTCCACGTTGAGGGGACTTGCCGGGACTTATCCACATCCGGGATCGCATGGCTGGCTCCGCAGGAATTCATCGCCCAGCATTGGACCATGGAATCCGCCCCTCCTGCCCTGATCCTCGCCAGCCGCCCGGCGCGCTCTCACCGGAAGCAGCCGTGGCTTGAGCCGCGCCTACAATTAGGGAGATCTGGTCCGGGTCAGAACCGGCGTCTACTACAGCAAGCCCGCCTGGCTCGCCCTCAAAGCCTGGCAGCGTTATGCGACCACGGTGGAAGCGGTGGCGGCCAGCTATCCGGAAACAGGGTTCTGCTACCTGACCGCCTTGCGTGTCTGGCGACTTCCCAGCCCACGCGTGCCTGATCACGTCCACATCCTGACGGCATCACCACATAAGGCGGGCAGGCTTCCGTCAACGACGCGGGCGGCAAAGGACCCCAGGACCGGCCGCACCGGGTTGGAGGATGTGCGCGGCTATGGAATCTCCCTGCATCACTGGCAATCGGACGTCACCAGCACCCGGGGGTTCGGTGTGACGTCACTGGTTCAGACGGTTATGGATTGTGTTGTTCGGCTGGAACTTCCTGAGTCCGTGGCCATCGTGGACGCTGCGCTGGGGAGCCGGCGCAAGGAAGGCGAAGGCCTCACCCGGATCGATGTGGAGCAAGCGGCGGCCGGACTCGCGTCGGCTGCCAAACGCCGTAGGGTCCTGGAAGTGCTCGAACTGGCTGACGAGGCCTCGGAATCCGTAGGCGATTCCCGGAGCAGGGCACTCATCCACATCTTGGGGCTCCCGGCCCCGGTCCTGCAGCATTCCTTCTATGACCATGAAGGCTTCATTGCGCGGACAGACTTTTTTGGCCCGAATACGGCGTCCGGAGTTATTGCGGCGGAAACTTGAACGTGCCGGAGTAACGCGCAAGAATCCCCGCCGCGTGGCCTAATCCCCCTCGCGTTACAAGGGGAATGGACCACGCGGCGGGGACTTGTCCACGAATCAGCGAAGCCTAGAGGACGGGGAAGACTTCCATGCCGCCGAGGTACTTCTGCAGTGCGGCCGGGACGTTGACCGAGCCATCAGCGTTCTGGTGGTGCTCCAGGATGGCCACGATCCAGCGGGTGGTGGCCAGCGTGCCGTTGAGGGTGGCTACGGCACGGGTGCCCTTGGCAACGCCTTCGTCGTTGACCACACGCTCGCGGATGTTCAGGCGGCGGGCCTGGAAAGTCGTGCAGTTCGAGGTGGAGGTCAGCTCACGGTAGGCGCCCTGCGTCGGAACCCAGGCCTCGCAGTCGAACTTGCGGGCCGCGGACATGCCGAGGTCGCCGGCGGCGGTGTCAATGACGCGGTACGGGAGCTCGCACTTGGCCAGCATCTCCTCTTCCCAGGCCAGGAGCCGTTCGTGTTCGGCTGCGGCTTTCTCCACCGTGGTGTAAACGAACATCTCCACCTTGTTGAACTGGTGGACACGGATGATGCCGCGGGTGTCCTTGCCGTGCGAGCCGGCCTCACGGCGGTAGCAGGAGCTCTGCCCGGCGAACCGGATCGGGCCGGCCGCCAGGTCCAGGATCTCGTCCGCGTGGTAGCCGGCCAAGGCAACCTCGGAGGTGCCCACCAGGTAAAGGTCGTCCTC from Pseudarthrobacter sp. SSS035 carries:
- a CDS encoding carbohydrate ABC transporter permease; protein product: MALKSLSASRGVNSRGVNSRGVSGRDRAERRVAIRMTAPSLVLMALVAAVPIGYALWLSLNQYSVRTAGLSRFVGLENYITALSGPHWWAAFGQTFLFAGLSVSLELVLGTAMALLLNLAFKGRALLRTVVLLPYAVVTVVSAITWETMFAPNLGLVTNVLSTLGLPGGDVVWLGEHGYAMAVIVLADVWKTTPFAALIILAGLQVISAETYEAAELDGASKWQAFVHITLPLLRPAIVLAAIFRTMDALRVFDLPFVLTRGANGTESMSMLAYTQLRENRLVGEGSALSILTFLTVMAVSVVYIRFAGGNIREVAKEEQ
- a CDS encoding carbohydrate ABC transporter permease, producing MSILTAQRTTAAPAAQRRSPKRSSPKRRLRGEAKLHPIVWVFVFAVMGFSLIPFYWLVNTSLKKGVSLSKGELYPSQPTLENYLVVFQNPEFLLALRNSVIIAVVTTTVALVFASFAAYALARLKMRRKAMILTLILSVTTFPAIAIAAPMFSIWREIGLYDTLLGLIIPKLTFALPLAIYTLTSFFKEIPRELEESAYMDGATPFTAFRKVILPLAVPGLATTAILVFISVWNEFLLAVTLTTSPEARPVPVAIAFFSGTSEFDQPLGTISAASVIITVPLVILVLVCQKRIVSGMTAGAVKG
- a CDS encoding Gfo/Idh/MocA family protein; its protein translation is MSNEQSPGQQASALDEPRSEELRVGVVGIGWAGQQHLKAYESLEGVRIVSLAGMEQELRDSLQAEYSIPNAFAGWEEMLEHGGLDAISVAVPTFLHAPIAIAALERGLHVLSEKPIARNAVEGQAMVDAARKAGRVLDIAFNHRRRGDIQALKEVIDGGGVGRPYYAKASWLRRSGIPMLGSWFTNPELAGGGPLADIGVHALDYALHLLGEPKVVAVSATTHSELGPRGRGGNDRYTAMATSHAFEVEDFASAFLRLEGGATLLVEAGWASYRETDDLLDFTVYGTDGGAELKVQGAPFAPVGQLRVFTEKDGENADYVPAALPGRAHDGVVEDFVTAVWGGAGVWGEHDGSLALYRAQIIDACYQSAREQREVRL
- a CDS encoding ThuA domain-containing protein is translated as MNDKLRIRVWNEGVHEARNEPSHIGEIYPDGIHGAIASGLRSYYPEAEITTAVLATDDDHGLDEEVLADTDVLLWWGHMAHAEVSEAVVERVHRHVLGGMGLIVLHSGHFAKVFTRLLGTSCSLAWRNDGERELVWTVKPSHPIAEGVDSPIVIPEQEMYGELFDIPDPDDLIFISSFAGGEVFRSGVTFTRGKGRIFYFSPGDQEYPVYHHPQIQRVLANGVRWAAQPGLHRSVPAVSNPSRGWFEGA
- a CDS encoding HAD family hydrolase, translated to MTTLTETTVAGIDDQRIANENTTTKFMVALDVDGTLVDHDGHMSAPVREAAQAVVAAGHDVLIATGRSLNATLPIIEQIGIDRGYAVCCNGGVTLRLHPDLTDGYEIIHKATFDPAPALRALRQKLPTAKYALEDEDGNFLSTERFQDASFGVEAIGVDFQTLLEATAVRLVVFSTENTPEEFTATIQEIGLAGVTYSVGWTAWLDIAAAGVTKASALERLRGELGAEPHWTVAIGDGRNDIEMLGWAGRGVAMGQAPEEVIAAADEVTLSVLDDGAAHVLRSLLA